In a genomic window of Sus scrofa isolate TJ Tabasco breed Duroc chromosome 4, Sscrofa11.1, whole genome shotgun sequence:
- the CHCHD7 gene encoding coiled-coil-helix-coiled-coil-helix domain-containing protein 7, whose amino-acid sequence MPVVARSMRDPDVNPCLSESDASARCLDENNYDKERCSTHFLKYKNCRKFWNSVMLQRRQNGVKPPMPTAAERDEILGALGKMPY is encoded by the exons ATGCCGGTGGTGGCTCGGAGCATGAGGGATCCTGACGTGAATCCGTGCTTGTCG GAATCTGACGCTTCTGCCAGATGTTTGGATGAAAATAACTATGACAAGGAAAGGTGTTCCACTCACTTCTTGAAGTACAAGAACTGCCGGAAGTTCTGG AATTCTGTCATGCTCCAGAGAAGGCAGAACGGAGTGAAGCCACCTATGCCCACGGCCGCAGAAAGAGACGagatcttgggagcactgggaaagATGCCCTATTGA